From a single Rutidosis leptorrhynchoides isolate AG116_Rl617_1_P2 chromosome 5, CSIRO_AGI_Rlap_v1, whole genome shotgun sequence genomic region:
- the LOC139849761 gene encoding uncharacterized protein yields the protein MSSSSSSSGDSFTKYTINVIENLSDEEEVNSRRYIHRNHYEAHDRLMDDYFNEGCKYSADNFKRRFRMRRRVFLRIMNDILSYSANPLPYYFRWFHRRQDSRGKWSISPHLKMTAALRQLAYGYTPDALDEYLQMSERVARESLHNFCRCIIDLYANVYLREPTLHDIHRLYEGHERIHGFPGMLGSIDCMHWAWAKCPVAWRGQYMRGDHSHPTIMLEAVASYDNWIWHAYFGVAGSNNDINVLNTSDLFNSMLNEETPDVPYEINEFHYSRGYYLADGIYPTWAAFVKGFSSAVDEKRTYFTKKQASARKDVERTFGILQGRWHILQQPARAYEVNIMRQLMYTCIVIHNIIIEDNGYNLAEKDWVVEPVQHIQRTWIDRCDARARRTRELRDREVHEGIRSDLVEHLWDLRDDL from the coding sequence ATGTCGTCTTCTTCGAGTTCTTCCGGCGACTCGTTCACGAAGTACACAATAAACGTAATTGAAAATTTATCcgatgaagaagaagttaactcacGTCGTTATATACATCGAAATCATTATGAAGCACATGATCGTTTGATGGACGATTATTTTAACGAGGGTTGCAAATATTCGGCTGATAATTTCAAACGAAGATTTCGAATGCGGCGACGTGTTTTTCTTAGGATTATGAATGATATTCTAAGCTACTCAGCAAATCCATTGCCGTATTATTTTAGATGGTTTCATCGAAGACAAGATTCACGTGGTAAGTGGAGTATTAGCCCACATTTGAAGATGACAGCCGCGCTACGTCAGCTAGCATACGGTTATACACCGGATGCGTTGGATGAGTATCTTCAAATGTCCGAACGAGTTGCTCGGGAATCTCTACACAACTTTTGTAGGTGTATCATTGATTTGTATGCTAACGTGTACCTAAGAGAGCCTACTTTGCACGACATTCATCGTTTGTATGAAGGTCATGAAAGGATTCATGGTTTTCCGGGCATGTTGGGTAGTATAGATTGTATGCACTGGGCATGGGCAAAATGTCCAGTTGCGTGGAGAGGACAGTATATGCGAGGTGATCACAGTCACCCAACTATTATGCTTGAAGCGGTCGCCTCGTATGATAATTGGATTTGGCATGCGTATTTTGGTGTAGCGGGTTCAAACAACGATATTAATGTGCTAAACACTAGTGATTTGTTCAACTCAATGCTTAATGAGGAAACGCCGGACGTTCCTTATGAAATAAACGAGTTTCATTATAGCAGGGGGTATTATTTAGCTGACGGTATTTACCCAACTTGGGCGGCCTTTGTTAAGGGATTTTCAAGTGCCGTTGACGAAAAACGTACTTACTTTACTAAGAAACAAGCGAGTGCTCGCAAAGATGTTGAAAGAACGTTTGGGATCCTTCAAGGCCGTTGGCATATTCTTCAGCAACCCGCACGAGCTTACGAGGTGAATATAATGAGACAACTAATGTACACCTGCATCGTGATACACAACATCATTATCGAAGACAATGGATACAACCTTGCTGAGAAGGATTGGGTAGTTGAGCCCGTCCAACATATACAACGTACGTGGATTGATAGGTGCGACGCTCGAGCAAGAAGAACGAGGGAGTTACGTGATAGAGAAGTGCATGAAGGCATACGATCTGATTTGGTTGAACATTTGTGGGATCTTCGTGACGACCTATGA